Genomic DNA from Brassica rapa cultivar Chiifu-401-42 chromosome A04, CAAS_Brap_v3.01, whole genome shotgun sequence:
GAATGCACTTTTGAGTTTCGAACTGTGATCTCTTCCTGTGTTTGTACTTTGTAGTTTACTTATTAACATTCCTAGTAGCAAAATGAACCGAACAGTACTGAGCTGCACTAGAATATTATTTAAcgtgattgttttatttttcatcaTAAGAAGTGTGGTGGATCTATCCCTACGTTCTTTAAGAAGTATGACAAACAGTTTAATGGATGAGTGGTGTAGGCATTAGCATATGAGTATCATATATATCATACATGATGAAAAGGAgcataaaaatttgaattttatatcATGCAAAATGCATCttatataaatcaaaaatttgaaagCGAGAATAATAGAAGAACATACAGAAATTGAATAAGAAAATACATCAAATTTTGTCCATCCTCAGTAAAAACACTAAGTTATATCTATCATTTGAAGaaaatttatatagaaataaaaattagataaaacTTCACtgaatgaaaattaaaatttacttatactatattttagaagataatttactaaaatatgttttcttattcttcagtctttacattttaattcccgaaaaagaagagaaaggaaatAATTCcatagttttatttttggtaaaatatttacatagttTTACTTTTGGTAAAATAGTTACATAGTTAACTTAATAGTAAAGACCAAAATATTAAGAATTGCGAAAATccctattattattttttttgagcaacGCGAAAATCCCTATTTAATCCTCAAAGGAAACTCATTATATATTTGCCTGCTTggaaagtaaaatataaaaccctAATAATTGTAGGCAGGGAATCTTCTTTGCTTCGTTCCCTGAATTTCCGCAGTTATCGtaagttttctttctttcaattttttttaatgttatctGACTTCCTGAAGGAAAATAATTAATCCTCtgttaatattttaaagttCATTATTTTAATCTCAACTGTAATTCGGAATttccaaagtttttttttttttgttttagagaTCTAAAAAATCTTTTCGAATTCCGAATTGTCAAAAAGTTCGAATCTTTCTCCTTCTAGGGCGTAGtttgattagggtttagtgttaaaGTTTCGAACTTTCTCCATCTACAGTGGAAACTGGGTTTGTGGTGAAGTTTCTGCTAAAAGGGcttcctttttttgtttgtttgatagtGACGGAACCATGTCCGGATCTGAGACAGGCTTAACGGCGGCGAACAGAGAACCAATGCCATTCACTATGAGTCTCCACCACCAACAACACAAtcaacctcctcctcctccgcagcCTCAGCAAAACTCTCAGAACATGCAGTTGTCCTTCACCGGCGCCGACAGAACAGCTGTCTACAAGCCCATGAGCTCAGACTCTTCACCACCGCAGCAGTACCAACACAACTCAGTAACCGGCTTGAACATGAACGTGCCTGTGATGGGAGGCGAGCAGCGTgtgaagaagagaagaggcAGACCGAGGAAGTACGAACCGGGCAGCGGCGGAGCGTCAATGGGTTTTGTTCCCGGACCTCCTTCTTACACCGTTAGCCAACCTAGTGGTGGCGACGGCGGAGGTGGAGGAGCCTCGCCTACTGTTAAGAGGATGAGAGGACGACCTTCTGGGTCTAGCAACAGGCCAAAGCTTCAAGCTTTAggtaaatttttatatacatttttcttttattggAATCTTTTGGTGGGTTTGGATCTTCTCTGTCGGCTGCTTATCTATTAGAATATAGTATTAATGGTGTGAATCTGGTAAACAATGGACCTCGAGAATCTCCTTTTCAAATTACTTTTATGCCCCTTAACGTATCTTGTTCAACCATCTTTCAATGGCTTCTCACTGAGCTCTGAATGTTTGTTCTCTCCTTTGTGCTTGTTGTTTCAGGGTCGACAGGAGTGGGATTCACGCCTCATGTTCTCACCGTGAACACTGGAGAGGTCTGtctctttatcttcttcttctagctTCTTGTATTTCTTTATTTACTAATATGTCTTGTCTTAAACTCTTTAACTTATTAAGGTCTCTAAATCATGTGAATGTATAGACTGTGTTTAAGGTGAAAACATTATTGGTGAACAAGAGACCGTTGAACTTGATCAGGGTTCTGTTGCGTTGAGAACGATGATGTTGTGCGTCTGTGTAGCTGTGTTTGCACATGGATAAATGCTGACGTTTGTTTAATGATTTGGAACAGGATGTATCATCAAAGATAATGGCGTTTTCTCAGAACGGACCACGAGCTGTGTGTGTTTTGTCTGCAAATGGAGCTATCTCCAACGTGACTCTTCGTCAGGCCGCTACATCCGGTGGAACCGTTACATATGAGGTATGAAGATTAGTCTTTACCAATTTCTTCTGTTTCTTTGCCTCTGACCTCTTGCTTAAAAACCAGGGGAGATTTGAGATTCTGTCTTTATCGGGCTCGTTCCTTCTACTGGAGAACAATGGCCACAGAAGCAGGACGGGAGGTCTAAGTGTGTCCTTATCGGCTCCAGATGGTAATGTCTTAGGTGGTTGTGTAGCTGGTCTTCTTATAGCAGCAACACCTGTTCAGGTAACATCTCCCTTCTTCTAATACAAATTGAACAATGTAAGGATAATAACATTTTGGTCTCGAATAACAGATTGTTGTTGGGAGTTTCATACCAGACGGGCAAAAAGAACACGTGGGACAAATGGAGCTAGCAAGTCCGGCATTACCCCGTGTGGCTCCAAGTCATGTACTGACGACTCCGAATAGCCAGCAGGCTCGTGGGGGAATGAGTGAGTCATCTTGTGGAGGACATGGAAGCCCTCTTCACCAGAGCGCAGGAGGACcctacaacaacaacagcaacaacctTTCAATGTCCTGGAAGTAGTAGCCTAAAGATACCTATAACtagaatgatgatgatgatgatgatgattcttaTCTTTAGTTTAGGCTTTCTTTAGTTGTCTGTCCAGACAAAATGAATTTAATAACTTAACATGTTCTGTGTGTTCGTGTTGATTTTCAGAACCTTGAGTTGTTTAGAAATTGGAATATCATTAATGTAGatcttttattatataaaatttctcCATCTTGAAAAGGTTTAACTGTGATGTAAAAGTTTTTCTGATTACTAACATCAAAACAAGATTGGTTCTAACAAAAAGCCGCACATGTGATGAAGACAATTTTaacaatgaagaagaagaggcttAGGACTCTTTAAGAAAGGCAAAGGTCCTATGTCAGGTAACCATCCGGCAGCTAAAAAGAGACGACATTCATCGCTAGTACAGTAGTACGGGTTCATAATCATAAGAAGTGATCATTACAAGCCATACTCATCATATATATGCATGTTCATGACCAAACAGAGCCAAAAAACACAAGAGCATAACTGTGATCAAACAGAGACAAAACAGACCCGTGAGAAACTGATCCATTACAAACCAAAATAAGAGTCAGAATGTGGGATAAAAAATCAACTAGACTGAAATTGAACCTAGAAAAAGAAATAGAACAGAAAAGAACCCTACCAAAAAGTTGAAACAAACATCATTAAATAAATAAGAGTGAAAATCGGAACTTACCTATATTTTCGATTTGTTTCCTATTTCAACTttgaaccagaaaaaaaaaacgagaaaaattctctaagatagaccatttttaagtttttgtcacaaaatagtcatcaatgaagaaaatcaccaaaataagttttattaaaaagtaaaaactgaTTTTTACCTGAGAATTTACTAATCTAAACTTATGATTTAGAGTTAAAGGGtgaagttttgaaaataaaatttcaaattttaaaaaagttaaaattaaaaattaaaaagtttaaaataaaaagatgctattttggtcataaTCTTTTTTAAggactatttttgtgacaaacaattaaaaatggCTAAAACAAACAAACTGGGTTGCATAATGTATATGCGTGGGTAAAAAataatctaattaaaaaaataaaagagattaGAGGACTAATCCAAAtccattaataaattttttttaatcattcatTTGTTCTCTAACAGCTTGTGACTACATCCCCGAGAGACATTCTTTGACCGACAGATTCTGgccaaaataaaaacattcaaAAGTTCTTTGAAATTTCCACTTCACGGGTCGACTTTAATACCTGCTCACTAAACTCGGGTCATCCCCCAACACATTAAATGACGTTACAGTAGCTTGCTGATTTTAGGGGAaagcaaaacaacaacaacaacaacatccaCAATCACTCTCTTTTTCAAAttcagatttttcttttttttttcctctttcgAGTGATCTCAGTGGTTTTTAACTGCAATGGCGAGAAGACATGGATGGCAACTTCCAGCTCACACATTTCAGGTTATAAGATTTGTAAAGAGATCTGTTTTGTCTTAATCTTGTGTAAAGTTTGTTCCTTTGTCGTGAAAATGACATCAAATAGTTTTGTTGGTATCTGAGAGTTAACTTTCTTGTGACTATATTGACTTCaatacatacacatatatatacttGTTGTGCATTTTTGAGAGCCGTTGTATTGAATTTCGATTCTGTTGATGTGCAGGTTGTGGCCATAACTGTGTTCTTCTTGCTAACTATCGCATACTATGCCTTCTTTGCTCCGTTTCTCGGGAAGATACTCTATCAGTACATCGCCTTTGGTGTCTACTCATTCTTGGTAATAACATTGTTTTACACCAAGCTTGTTGTATACCTCTCACAACTCTGATCTCTCTCTTTTGCCTAGGCGTTTTCGGTTTTTGTGCTGTACATCCGTTGCACTGGTATAGACCCTGCAGATCCTGGGATCTTTGTGGAGGCTGTGAACACTCCAGCTCATAAGTCACAGACCAGTAACTACGCGCCTGGTTAGTGCTTAATCAATGATGCTGTGTGATAAtttttgttctttgcttagagtGATGTTAATGTTGCAGAGAATGTTGTGCCGTATACTAGACACGGCTCGGGGTGCTGTAATGCTGTGGGAAGATTCGTTTGTGGTTGTTTAGTAATACAAGATTGCCGTAGAGATACACATCAGGAGGAACCAGGGGAGCAAGAAGAAGCTTTGTTCTGTTCTTTGTGCAATGCTGAGGTATATAAGTATACTTGCTTCTGTTAAAAACCTTTCTCATTGCGTAacactacattttttttttgaaggtgCGTAAATTTAGCAAGCATTGTAGAAGTTGTG
This window encodes:
- the LOC103865285 gene encoding AT-hook motif nuclear-localized protein 10, which gives rise to MSGSETGLTAANREPMPFTMSLHHQQHNQPPPPPQPQQNSQNMQLSFTGADRTAVYKPMSSDSSPPQQYQHNSVTGLNMNVPVMGGEQRVKKRRGRPRKYEPGSGGASMGFVPGPPSYTVSQPSGGDGGGGGASPTVKRMRGRPSGSSNRPKLQALGSTGVGFTPHVLTVNTGEDVSSKIMAFSQNGPRAVCVLSANGAISNVTLRQAATSGGTVTYEGRFEILSLSGSFLLLENNGHRSRTGGLSVSLSAPDGNVLGGCVAGLLIAATPVQIVVGSFIPDGQKEHVGQMELASPALPRVAPSHVLTTPNSQQARGGMSESSCGGHGSPLHQSAGGPYNNNSNNLSMSWK